One stretch of Helicobacter jaachi DNA includes these proteins:
- a CDS encoding efflux RND transporter periplasmic adaptor subunit — protein MRYKIFLALLCAVNMWAEDVYAIFNAEAIKDAKLTLATSGIVEEIFVDVGSEVKENDVLLSLFNKDVQSQMQSTQQQYLFAKKQYERYQRSGGAVDKNTLDKYYFEYKKLEADYAYQQAMLSKTQLKAPFDGIIAEKNIELGDGVSANSTDLFRIISKDVKLVLEFDFKYASKVKVGDLFSFRIDGKPQNLEVKISKIYPTASTSTRKVKAEALASNVIPGTFGDGYIHVTEAK, from the coding sequence ATGCGGTATAAAATATTTTTAGCACTGCTATGTGCGGTAAATATGTGGGCAGAAGATGTGTATGCGATTTTTAACGCAGAGGCGATAAAAGATGCTAAATTAACTCTAGCTACAAGTGGCATTGTGGAGGAAATCTTTGTAGATGTGGGGAGTGAGGTGAAAGAAAATGATGTGCTTTTAAGCCTCTTTAATAAAGATGTGCAATCTCAAATGCAATCCACACAGCAGCAATATTTATTTGCTAAAAAGCAATATGAGCGCTACCAACGCTCTGGCGGGGCTGTGGATAAAAATACGCTTGATAAATACTATTTTGAGTATAAAAAGCTTGAGGCAGATTATGCCTATCAGCAAGCCATGCTTAGTAAAACACAGCTCAAAGCGCCATTTGATGGCATAATCGCGGAGAAAAATATCGAGCTAGGCGATGGCGTGAGTGCTAATAGCACGGATTTGTTTCGCATTATTAGCAAAGATGTAAAACTGGTGCTTGAGTTTGATTTTAAATACGCAAGTAAGGTCAAAGTGGGTGATTTATTTAGCTTTAGGATTGATGGTAAGCCACAGAATCTAGAAGTAAAAATATCAAAAATCTATCCCACCGCTAGCACTAGCACGCGCAAGGTGAAAGCAGAAGCTTTAGCGTCTAATGTTATACCCGGCACATTTGGCGATGGCTATATCCATGTAACAGAAGCAAAATAG
- a CDS encoding efflux RND transporter permease subunit encodes MYKFAITRPVTTLMFAFAILFFGFLGVFKMPTSLFPNVDFPIVVVITSYPGASAEIVETKVTDKIEEAIMGIDGIKRVTSNSVRNTSVVIVQFELEKPLDVAVNDVRDKVGSVQLDSGVKTPSINKFDSSSSPIISLFLTSDKVKSSEMMRHAKDNIKPLLQKISGVGGVELRGYRQRQIRIYVSPTMLNKYALTYVDIANKIGLENLEIDGGRLVGALQEWSVVTDAQSVNLDDVSNIRVAEGVRLGDIATIEDGIEEDRTFAAFNKTQGVIFEVQKIAGANEIAIADEVMKVLPQIEAISPEYEIKPFKDTTQHIRAAISSVEFDVFLGVILAVSVVFLFLRSATITLVSAVSIPVSIFGTFALMNFFGFSLNMLTLLAVALAIGIIIDDAIVVIENIHKKLESGMRKREAAYEGVREIGFALIAISAMLLSVFIPVGSMSGIVGRFFQSFGITVAAAIGISYIVVITIIPMISAIVVNPTHSRFYYRTEPFFKALDSYYVRTLGFVLRHRLKVVVGIFGVFFLSLMLLAKLGMEFILPDDKSEFQVFMEAKPGISIESMKQKTGILQDIVMADKNVDFTTLQIGYNSERNIFKAQIYAHLKPIKERELSQFVIMEQIGDRLKASAVGKEFILSLSEVSDFAGGDDSPYQVAILAPNEEALQTSKDNLIALLNNDELLAGKVDNIHLNTAPNSPEYRLKILKANANRYGVSSKDIGEVVRGAFSGEAAIAYYKENGKEYDITIRAPSGDRISLNDIKKLQVRNAKGDLMFLEGLVEIESTSAPSVITRFDRQRSVIVYAYPKKNSGISLGDMMNVTAQKASQWLVPGSSFKLQGEAENAEEMMVAFLVAVLTAVVLIYLILAALYESFLQPVIIMMTLPFSFSGAFIALFVVQQPFSMFSLMGLMILMGLVGKNATLLIDVANEKRKEGYSTDEALILAGESRLRPILMTTIAMVFGMIPLAISSGSGAGMKSPMGVCIIGGLLFSMFLSLLIVPAMYRLLAPLDDWIQRFYKPKAEDKF; translated from the coding sequence ATGTATAAATTTGCCATTACTCGTCCTGTAACTACACTTATGTTTGCCTTTGCAATTTTGTTTTTTGGCTTTTTGGGTGTGTTTAAAATGCCAACTTCACTATTTCCTAATGTGGATTTTCCCATTGTGGTTGTTATCACTAGCTATCCGGGCGCGAGTGCGGAGATTGTTGAGACAAAAGTGACAGATAAAATTGAGGAAGCCATTATGGGCATTGATGGCATTAAGCGTGTAACTTCCAATTCTGTGCGCAATACAAGTGTGGTTATTGTGCAGTTTGAGCTAGAAAAGCCCCTTGATGTGGCTGTGAATGATGTGCGCGACAAAGTTGGCTCTGTGCAGCTAGATTCTGGAGTGAAAACGCCTAGCATTAATAAATTTGATAGCTCATCTTCGCCTATTATCTCACTTTTTTTGACTAGCGATAAGGTTAAGTCTTCAGAAATGATGAGGCATGCTAAGGATAATATTAAGCCGCTTTTGCAAAAAATATCAGGTGTAGGCGGGGTGGAGCTAAGGGGATATAGGCAGCGACAGATTAGAATCTATGTAAGCCCTACGATGCTTAATAAATACGCACTCACTTATGTAGATATTGCGAATAAAATTGGATTAGAGAATCTAGAAATTGATGGCGGGCGGCTCGTTGGCGCGCTGCAAGAATGGTCTGTGGTGACTGATGCGCAAAGTGTCAATTTAGATGATGTGAGTAATATCCGCGTAGCAGAGGGCGTTAGGCTAGGGGATATTGCCACTATCGAAGATGGCATAGAGGAGGATAGGACTTTTGCTGCATTCAATAAAACGCAGGGCGTTATTTTTGAAGTGCAAAAGATTGCAGGTGCAAATGAAATTGCTATTGCTGATGAGGTGATGAAAGTTTTGCCACAAATTGAGGCTATAAGCCCAGAGTATGAGATTAAGCCCTTTAAAGATACCACACAGCACATTCGCGCAGCCATTTCATCTGTAGAATTTGATGTATTTTTGGGCGTAATACTTGCTGTGTCTGTGGTGTTTTTGTTTCTGCGTAGTGCGACTATTACGCTTGTTTCGGCTGTGAGTATTCCTGTGTCTATTTTTGGCACTTTTGCACTTATGAATTTCTTTGGATTTTCGCTTAATATGCTCACACTGCTTGCTGTAGCCCTTGCCATTGGAATTATTATTGATGATGCGATTGTGGTGATTGAAAATATTCATAAAAAGCTTGAAAGCGGTATGCGTAAGCGTGAAGCAGCTTATGAGGGTGTGCGCGAAATAGGCTTTGCGCTCATTGCTATTTCGGCTATGCTACTATCTGTTTTTATCCCTGTGGGCAGTATGAGTGGTATTGTGGGGAGATTTTTTCAAAGCTTTGGGATTACTGTGGCAGCGGCTATTGGGATTTCTTATATTGTTGTTATTACTATAATCCCCATGATTTCTGCCATTGTGGTAAATCCTACGCATTCAAGATTCTATTATCGCACAGAGCCATTTTTTAAAGCCCTTGATAGCTATTATGTGCGCACTTTAGGCTTTGTGCTGCGACATAGATTAAAGGTGGTTGTTGGTATTTTTGGCGTGTTTTTCTTGTCTTTAATGCTACTAGCAAAGCTTGGTATGGAGTTTATTCTGCCCGATGATAAAAGCGAATTTCAGGTGTTTATGGAGGCAAAGCCGGGCATTAGCATAGAATCTATGAAGCAAAAAACGGGCATTTTGCAAGATATTGTAATGGCGGATAAAAATGTAGATTTTACCACTTTGCAAATTGGTTACAACTCGGAGAGAAATATTTTTAAAGCCCAAATCTATGCGCATCTTAAACCCATAAAAGAGCGCGAATTATCGCAATTTGTGATTATGGAGCAAATTGGTGATAGGCTCAAAGCAAGCGCAGTGGGCAAGGAGTTTATTTTATCTTTATCAGAAGTATCAGATTTTGCTGGTGGGGACGATTCGCCCTATCAGGTGGCAATTTTAGCCCCTAATGAAGAGGCATTACAAACATCTAAAGATAATCTTATTGCGTTACTTAATAATGATGAGTTACTCGCTGGAAAGGTAGATAATATCCACCTAAATACCGCACCAAATTCACCCGAATACCGCCTAAAAATTCTTAAAGCAAATGCCAATCGCTACGGCGTTAGCTCAAAAGATATAGGCGAGGTAGTGCGCGGGGCATTCTCTGGTGAGGCGGCAATTGCTTATTATAAAGAAAATGGCAAGGAGTATGATATTACTATCCGCGCACCTAGTGGGGATAGAATCTCACTTAATGATATTAAAAAATTACAAGTGCGTAATGCAAAAGGGGATTTAATGTTTTTAGAAGGGCTTGTAGAGATAGAATCTACAAGCGCACCATCGGTGATTACGCGCTTTGATAGGCAACGCTCTGTGATTGTGTATGCTTATCCTAAGAAAAATTCTGGCATTTCTTTGGGCGATATGATGAATGTAACGGCGCAAAAGGCGAGCCAATGGTTAGTTCCTGGCTCAAGCTTTAAGCTTCAGGGTGAGGCAGAAAATGCAGAAGAAATGATGGTAGCATTTTTAGTAGCGGTCTTAACGGCTGTAGTGCTTATTTATCTTATACTCGCCGCACTATATGAATCATTCTTGCAGCCTGTGATTATTATGATGACCTTGCCCTTTAGCTTTTCTGGTGCGTTTATCGCCCTTTTTGTGGTGCAGCAGCCTTTTAGTATGTTTTCACTTATGGGACTTATGATACTTATGGGCTTAGTTGGTAAAAATGCTACATTACTCATTGATGTAGCAAATGAGAAGCGCAAGGAGGGGTATAGCACCGATGAAGCACTTATATTAGCAGGTGAATCGCGCCTGCGCCCTATTCTTATGACCACCATTGCTATGGTCTTTGGTATGATACCGCTGGCTATTTCTAGTGGTTCTGGAGCGGGTATGAAGTCGCCTATGGGGGTTTGTATCATCGGCGGGCTGCTTTTTTCAATGTTTTTGAGCCTGCTTATTGTGCCAGCTATGTATAGGTTGCTAGCGCCCCTTGATGATTGGATACAAAGATTCTATAAGCCAAAGGCGGAGGATAAATTTTAA
- a CDS encoding M15 family metallopeptidase — protein sequence MHKMIMCLALCMGLRADSINDVLAQTCIKKHYAQVAKIANNEVILKDGSRFVWDDGLDKSYEQKLSNPDMNDAFGTPYPLSGFVTKRDEDTSRIRHLGFYKQIYGHTESEVKKQLVTLAWFENFPKNFVLITTANGVDKALTRVIARLKQLPKEYHKFLMYQDTFYWRNIADSPNLSPHSFAIALDINTKFSKYWLWDKKQHDMYHYENEIPLEIVRAFEEEGFIWGGRWWHYDTMHFEYRPEIICYAKGIATKSQN from the coding sequence ATGCACAAGATGATAATGTGTTTGGCTCTCTGTATGGGGCTTAGGGCAGATTCTATAAATGATGTTTTAGCTCAAACTTGCATTAAAAAGCATTACGCGCAGGTAGCTAAGATTGCCAATAATGAAGTGATACTAAAAGATGGCAGCCGCTTTGTGTGGGACGATGGATTGGATAAAAGCTATGAGCAAAAGCTCTCAAATCCTGATATGAATGATGCTTTTGGCACTCCTTATCCTCTAAGCGGCTTTGTAACAAAGCGTGATGAGGATACCTCGCGCATACGACATTTGGGGTTTTATAAGCAAATTTATGGGCATACAGAATCTGAAGTAAAAAAGCAGCTAGTAACGCTTGCGTGGTTTGAAAATTTCCCTAAAAACTTTGTGCTAATAACAACAGCAAATGGCGTGGATAAAGCCTTAACACGCGTGATAGCAAGGCTTAAACAATTGCCCAAGGAGTATCATAAATTTTTGATGTATCAAGATACATTTTATTGGCGCAATATAGCAGATTCTCCTAATCTTAGCCCGCATAGCTTTGCCATTGCGCTAGATATTAATACTAAATTTTCTAAATATTGGCTATGGGATAAAAAGCAGCACGATATGTATCATTATGAAAATGAAATCCCACTAGAGATTGTGCGGGCGTTTGAGGAGGAGGGCTTTATATGGGGTGGGCGATGGTGGCATTATGATACAATGCATTTTGAGTATCGTCCAGAGATTATCTGCTACGCCAAAGGCATAGCTACCAAATCGCAAAACTAG
- a CDS encoding diacylglycerol kinase, whose protein sequence is MQKKPERNDKKGKRGFKRLYNAFFFSLDGIRAAWQEEEGFRQVLLIGIVLSLIAFFLAQSWVELVLLVLPCVMCVLAELINSAIENAIDFTSLDIHPLAKKAKDMGSALQLLSCLFVAFVWGSYLIWRFIL, encoded by the coding sequence ATGCAAAAAAAGCCAGAGCGCAATGACAAGAAGGGCAAGAGGGGCTTTAAGCGTCTTTATAATGCCTTTTTTTTCTCACTTGATGGCATAAGGGCTGCGTGGCAAGAGGAAGAGGGCTTTAGGCAAGTGCTGCTTATAGGCATTGTCTTAAGTCTTATAGCCTTTTTTCTTGCGCAAAGTTGGGTAGAGCTTGTGCTGCTCGTACTGCCTTGTGTGATGTGTGTTTTAGCCGAGCTTATTAACTCTGCGATTGAAAATGCCATTGATTTTACAAGCCTTGACATTCACCCACTTGCCAAAAAAGCTAAAGATATGGGCAGCGCCTTGCAGCTACTTTCTTGCCTTTTTGTCGCTTTTGTATGGGGCAGCTACCTCATATGGCGCTTTATTTTGTAA
- a CDS encoding ammonia-forming cytochrome c nitrite reductase subunit c552, protein MQKKRGMLPILIVVAVVVIVALLWLNQDISSKQAGNTGVISKQLVELTDENPTFDFWGKNFPEYLDMYLKVETDTPKYTNFGGNLSYSKLIRYPQLTILWAGYPFSIDANEERGHFWIQVDQMDTARNNKDFLNAHGFAKFGGQPAACMNCHSGWTPWLIKNAAKGDFSVFNSTKYWTMIKNIPARNGIQEGSAEHSGPHGGKRMGVTCADCHNPDDMSLRVVRPALINALVGRGYQADPVQGVKADRKEMRTLVCAQCHVEYYFKPTGQKVKVMGESIATDTSKKWWNGTQKTYDEYEHWREGNKATEIEVDGINLTFPWSAWKKGENFRIEMLDEHYDAVRPVFKEDWTHKETKAPMIKIQHPEYEMFSGGVHAANGVSCADCHMPYIKGAGGKKVTQHNITSPLFDINSACKTCHAQPEEYLKQQIADIQKSVAFDLRSAEYATVSLIFDIKKLREELGKLPAYQTDGKPDDAKISKALQEPLELHRRGQMRGDFVGAENSTGFHNPREASRMLLQAVEMARMGQTKLVEIANQNGIKGFKTSNLGFDDIQKFNPGEIVYKIDLNGHTAGERYYKHKEINGEAPKELLELDKNTKPYNFSEVDKVSASATSMKQ, encoded by the coding sequence ATGCAGAAAAAAAGAGGAATGCTGCCTATACTGATTGTTGTGGCTGTTGTGGTTATAGTGGCACTTTTGTGGCTTAATCAAGATATTTCATCAAAGCAAGCGGGCAATACTGGCGTTATCTCCAAACAGCTTGTAGAGCTTACAGATGAGAATCCAACATTTGATTTTTGGGGTAAAAACTTCCCTGAATACCTTGATATGTATCTCAAAGTAGAGACAGACACCCCAAAATATACAAATTTCGGGGGGAATTTGTCGTATTCAAAACTTATCCGCTACCCGCAATTAACGATTTTGTGGGCAGGCTATCCATTTAGCATTGATGCAAATGAAGAGCGCGGGCATTTTTGGATTCAAGTAGACCAAATGGACACAGCAAGGAATAATAAAGATTTTCTTAACGCGCATGGTTTTGCAAAATTTGGCGGACAGCCTGCTGCTTGTATGAATTGCCATAGCGGCTGGACTCCGTGGCTTATTAAAAATGCGGCCAAAGGGGATTTTTCTGTATTTAATAGCACAAAATATTGGACTATGATAAAAAATATTCCCGCACGAAATGGCATTCAAGAGGGTTCAGCAGAGCATAGCGGGCCACATGGGGGCAAAAGAATGGGTGTAACCTGCGCAGACTGCCATAATCCTGATGATATGAGCCTAAGAGTAGTGCGCCCTGCGCTCATTAACGCCCTTGTAGGCAGAGGCTATCAAGCCGACCCTGTGCAAGGCGTAAAAGCGGATAGAAAAGAGATGAGAACGCTCGTATGCGCGCAATGCCATGTGGAATACTACTTTAAGCCCACAGGTCAAAAGGTCAAAGTCATGGGTGAATCTATCGCTACTGATACAAGCAAAAAATGGTGGAATGGCACGCAAAAAACTTATGATGAATACGAGCATTGGAGAGAAGGTAATAAGGCTACAGAAATTGAAGTTGATGGCATTAATCTCACATTCCCATGGAGTGCGTGGAAAAAGGGTGAAAACTTTAGAATAGAAATGCTTGATGAGCATTATGATGCTGTCCGCCCTGTATTTAAAGAAGACTGGACGCATAAAGAAACTAAGGCGCCTATGATTAAGATTCAGCACCCAGAATATGAAATGTTTAGCGGCGGCGTGCATGCGGCAAATGGCGTGAGCTGTGCAGACTGCCATATGCCCTACATTAAAGGTGCTGGCGGGAAAAAAGTCACACAGCACAATATCACTTCGCCACTTTTTGATATTAACTCTGCGTGCAAAACCTGCCACGCTCAACCTGAGGAGTATCTAAAGCAACAAATTGCTGATATTCAAAAATCTGTAGCCTTTGATTTAAGAAGTGCGGAATATGCGACTGTTAGCCTTATTTTTGATATTAAAAAATTGCGCGAAGAGCTTGGCAAACTCCCTGCTTACCAAACAGATGGCAAGCCAGATGATGCTAAGATTTCAAAAGCCCTTCAAGAGCCACTAGAGCTTCACCGACGTGGGCAAATGAGAGGCGACTTTGTAGGTGCGGAAAACTCCACAGGATTCCATAATCCTCGAGAGGCGAGCCGTATGCTACTTCAAGCAGTTGAAATGGCAAGAATGGGACAAACTAAACTTGTAGAAATCGCTAACCAAAATGGCATCAAAGGCTTTAAAACCTCAAATCTAGGCTTTGATGATATTCAAAAGTTTAATCCCGGCGAAATTGTCTATAAGATTGATTTAAATGGACATACTGCGGGAGAGCGCTATTACAAACATAAAGAAATCAATGGCGAAGCGCCAAAAGAACTCTTAGAGCTTGATAAAAACACTAAGCCCTATAACTTTAGTGAAGTAGATAAGGTCTCTGCAAGCGCTACTAGTATGAAACAATAA
- the nrfH gene encoding cytochrome c nitrite reductase small subunit: protein MLSNIFTFLIIAVVVLAGYTFYHAKGTSYLSNDSEACNNCHIMNEVYNDYLSAPHSQKIAGQPRATCNDCHLPHNFVSKWIAKAKSGVGHAYAFTFELETLPTNLSANASSKQMVQDNCVRCHIDYVQNAVNPTTTPGHNNALSCVSCHEGVGHKRGF, encoded by the coding sequence CTGCTGTCAAATATTTTCACCTTTCTCATCATTGCCGTTGTTGTGCTTGCGGGCTATACATTTTACCATGCCAAAGGCACATCATATCTTAGTAATGATAGCGAAGCGTGCAATAATTGCCACATTATGAACGAGGTGTATAACGACTATCTTAGCGCCCCTCACTCTCAAAAAATCGCAGGACAGCCAAGAGCGACTTGCAATGATTGCCATTTACCGCATAATTTTGTATCCAAATGGATTGCAAAGGCTAAAAGTGGCGTTGGACACGCCTATGCCTTTACTTTTGAGCTTGAGACATTGCCCACTAACCTTAGCGCCAATGCCTCAAGTAAGCAAATGGTGCAAGATAATTGTGTGCGATGTCATATCGATTATGTGCAAAATGCGGTTAATCCCACGACCACACCCGGACATAATAACGCTTTAAGCTGTGTTTCGTGCCATGAGGGCGTAGGACACAAGCGAGGATTCTAA
- a CDS encoding polyphenol oxidase family protein has product MFFYTSLESALFASEPVRFALTHRLGGVSKGAFSTLNLGYHVGDAAHDVAQNHALIAHRFYNCFNVQSIEAPIVHYCNQIHSTHSLILEDAFASQNISGASVCLGEADGIITHTPHKLALIMVADCNSILLYDRIHRALALIHAGRKGVFGNILQATLEHLHTHFATRAQDILMYVGASIRACCYEVGKEIQNEALALFGRDVLQRNRLDLIMCLTMQARALGIMDNHIEISPHCSCCEPLLYSYRKERITGRFGLLAMIES; this is encoded by the coding sequence ATGTTTTTTTATACAAGTTTGGAGAGCGCACTTTTTGCTAGTGAACCTGTGCGTTTTGCGCTCACTCATCGCTTAGGAGGTGTGAGTAAAGGCGCATTTAGCACGCTTAATCTTGGTTATCATGTGGGCGATGCGGCACACGATGTAGCGCAAAATCACGCACTTATCGCGCATAGATTCTATAATTGCTTTAATGTGCAATCTATAGAAGCGCCCATAGTGCATTATTGTAATCAAATACACAGCACGCATAGCTTGATATTAGAAGATGCCTTTGCTAGTCAAAATATAAGTGGCGCAAGCGTGTGTTTGGGCGAGGCTGATGGGATTATCACGCATACACCCCATAAGCTCGCCCTCATTATGGTGGCAGATTGTAATTCCATTTTGCTCTATGATAGAATCCACCGCGCCCTTGCGCTCATACACGCTGGGCGCAAGGGCGTGTTTGGCAATATTTTGCAAGCGACCCTAGAGCATTTGCACACACATTTTGCCACGCGCGCGCAGGATATATTGATGTATGTGGGCGCATCTATTCGTGCTTGCTGCTATGAGGTGGGCAAAGAGATACAAAATGAAGCGCTAGCACTCTTTGGGCGCGATGTGTTGCAGCGCAATAGGCTTGATTTGATTATGTGTCTCACAATGCAGGCAAGGGCGCTAGGCATTATGGATAATCATATCGAGATAAGTCCGCATTGCTCATGCTGTGAGCCTTTGTTGTATTCATATCGAAAGGAGCGCATAACTGGGCGCTTTGGGCTTTTAGCGATGATAGAATCTTAG
- a CDS encoding hydrogenase small subunit, translating into MDKIAMLERLQTHLDEVKAAHPTPRFEANKEWVSQICSLLGIPKEGAEMCAQILTHKPPTNLVWLHMAECTGCSESLLRLDKPGLESLIFECISIEYHETIMGAVGFGAKKSLHDGLKKDFILVIEGGVSLGENAYFLTSGAESITGEMECKEAAEQAQAIFAIGTCSSFGGVQAAYPNPTHAKGISSLLKQRVINIPGCPPSETNIIGSLMYYILLKTLPPCDELNRPLWSYGKNLHDLCERRARFEAGDFAQSFDDERLQDGYCLYKVGCKGPYVSNNCPKVKFNAKTSWPVRAGHGCIACSEPDFWDSFGHIEEPLNNANAYITTPKTFKTLPFIHDMNDDLSTETLCLELDTHLPTRIYKTEGENLLHCSFSAHLPILLQNLRGRNKLGARLVENYEQWRKMQPHIESVDSINHAQAEISHNMSDILKLIGEMFGERKPCALDTLKAAQSYLFAHVSKLDI; encoded by the coding sequence ATGGATAAAATAGCCATGCTAGAGCGATTGCAAACGCACTTAGATGAGGTAAAAGCAGCTCACCCTACGCCGCGCTTTGAAGCAAATAAGGAGTGGGTATCACAGATTTGCTCCCTGCTTGGAATTCCAAAAGAGGGCGCGGAGATGTGCGCACAGATTCTCACACATAAGCCTCCAACCAACCTTGTATGGCTGCATATGGCAGAATGCACAGGCTGTAGTGAAAGCCTCCTAAGGCTTGATAAACCCGGGCTAGAATCGCTTATTTTTGAGTGCATATCTATAGAATATCACGAAACGATTATGGGTGCAGTGGGCTTTGGCGCGAAAAAGTCCTTGCACGATGGATTAAAGAAGGATTTTATTTTAGTCATTGAAGGCGGCGTGTCTTTGGGCGAAAACGCATACTTTTTAACCTCTGGCGCAGAGAGTATCACAGGCGAAATGGAGTGCAAGGAAGCAGCAGAGCAAGCTCAAGCCATTTTTGCCATTGGCACTTGCAGTAGCTTTGGCGGTGTGCAGGCAGCCTACCCTAATCCCACGCATGCAAAAGGTATAAGCTCGCTCCTTAAACAACGCGTGATTAATATCCCGGGCTGCCCACCTAGCGAAACAAACATCATAGGTAGCCTTATGTATTATATTTTGCTAAAAACCCTCCCGCCTTGCGATGAGCTTAATCGCCCTTTGTGGAGCTATGGCAAAAATTTGCACGATTTATGCGAGCGCAGGGCGAGATTTGAAGCGGGCGATTTTGCCCAAAGCTTTGATGATGAGCGCTTGCAAGATGGATATTGCTTGTATAAAGTGGGCTGCAAGGGACCTTATGTCTCAAATAACTGCCCTAAGGTGAAATTTAACGCTAAAACAAGTTGGCCTGTGCGCGCCGGACATGGCTGTATCGCGTGCAGTGAGCCTGATTTTTGGGATAGTTTTGGGCATATTGAAGAGCCGCTAAATAACGCAAATGCCTATATCACAACGCCAAAAACTTTTAAAACACTCCCCTTTATCCATGATATGAACGATGATTTAAGCACTGAAACGCTTTGCCTTGAGCTTGATACGCATTTGCCCACACGCATTTATAAAACAGAGGGCGAAAATTTACTGCATTGTAGCTTTTCGGCGCATTTGCCTATATTATTACAGAATCTAAGAGGCAGAAATAAGCTTGGCGCGCGCCTTGTGGAGAATTATGAGCAATGGCGCAAAATGCAGCCACATATAGAATCTGTAGATTCTATAAATCACGCACAAGCGGAGATATCGCATAATATGAGCGATATCTTAAAGCTCATAGGCGAGATGTTTGGCGAACGCAAGCCTTGCGCACTTGATACGCTTAAGGCAGCGCAATCATATTTATTTGCGCATGTAAGCAAGCTTGATATATGA
- the argB gene encoding acetylglutamate kinase: MQKNAKVVKILLDSLPFIRIFRGQIVVIKYGGAAQSSIELKEKFALDIVMMYMLGIKPVIVHGGGKRINEILESMGIESKFINGYRVTCADSMRVVEMVLSGEINKELTAFLNFYGAKAVGISGKDAQLLQARAKDNGALGYTGEITAVNPSFLLDIINDGFVPIIAPIATGEGARHLGYNINADIAACHIAKALKAKKIIFLSDIAGVLDKNNALISSLNPSQIKQLEREGVISGGMIPKLEACVDCVENGVEKAHIIDGRVEHSLLLELFTTQGIGTEIYNNNASTDSINATESI, from the coding sequence AAATACGGCGGCGCAGCGCAAAGCAGTATTGAGCTAAAAGAAAAATTCGCCCTTGATATTGTGATGATGTATATGCTTGGTATTAAGCCTGTAATTGTGCATGGTGGGGGAAAGCGCATTAATGAAATACTTGAGAGTATGGGCATTGAGAGTAAATTCATAAATGGCTATCGCGTGACCTGCGCAGATTCTATGCGCGTTGTGGAAATGGTGCTAAGCGGGGAGATTAATAAAGAACTCACAGCATTTTTAAACTTCTATGGCGCAAAGGCAGTGGGCATAAGCGGTAAAGATGCGCAATTATTGCAAGCTAGGGCAAAAGATAATGGTGCATTAGGCTACACTGGAGAAATCACAGCGGTAAATCCTAGCTTTTTATTGGATATTATAAATGATGGTTTTGTGCCAATTATTGCGCCCATTGCCACAGGTGAGGGAGCTAGGCATTTGGGCTATAATATTAATGCCGATATAGCAGCCTGCCACATTGCAAAGGCATTAAAGGCAAAAAAGATTATATTTTTAAGCGATATTGCCGGCGTGCTAGATAAGAATAACGCGCTCATCTCCTCCCTTAACCCTTCGCAGATTAAGCAGCTAGAAAGAGAGGGCGTAATTAGCGGAGGTATGATACCAAAGCTTGAAGCCTGCGTAGATTGCGTGGAAAATGGCGTAGAAAAAGCGCATATCATTGATGGGCGCGTGGAGCACTCGCTTTTATTAGAGCTTTTTACTACACAGGGCATTGGCACAGAGATTTATAATAATAATGCAAGCACAGATTCTATAAATGCTACAGAATCTATATGA